One stretch of Candidatus Methylomirabilis sp. DNA includes these proteins:
- a CDS encoding sigma-70 family RNA polymerase sigma factor, giving the protein MPEAPGDAALVDRARAGEGAAFEALVKRHQAAAFALAYQMVRHREDAQDVAQEAFVRVFRGLRGFQGQAAFKTWLHRIVVNLALDALRRRSRRPAAAYDDTREPGDEAREEVGAHPDEDPDRALQAREAGEAIRMALEELPAPQRAALLLREVEGLSYQQIAEVLECAVGTVMSRLHYARRRLRERLRPFLEE; this is encoded by the coding sequence GTGCCTGAGGCGCCGGGCGATGCCGCCCTTGTGGACCGAGCCCGGGCCGGCGAGGGCGCTGCCTTCGAGGCCCTGGTCAAGCGCCACCAGGCGGCGGCGTTCGCCCTCGCCTATCAGATGGTCCGCCACCGGGAGGACGCCCAGGACGTCGCCCAGGAGGCATTCGTCCGGGTCTTCCGAGGGCTCCGGGGCTTCCAGGGGCAGGCCGCGTTCAAGACCTGGCTCCACCGGATCGTGGTGAACCTGGCCCTGGACGCGCTCCGGCGGCGGAGTCGGCGGCCGGCGGCAGCGTACGACGATACCCGGGAGCCGGGAGACGAGGCGCGGGAGGAGGTCGGCGCCCACCCGGACGAGGACCCGGACCGGGCCCTGCAGGCCCGCGAGGCGGGAGAGGCGATCCGGATGGCGCTCGAGGAGCTACCGGCACCCCAACGGGCGGCGCTCCTCCTGAGGGAGGTGGAGGGGCTCTCCTACCAGCAGATCGCGGAGGTGCTCGAGTGCGCGGTGGGGACGGTCATGTCCCGCCTCCACTACGCCAGACGGCGCTTGCGGGAGCGGCTGCGGCCGTTCCTCGAGGAGTGA